A region from the Anomaloglossus baeobatrachus isolate aAnoBae1 chromosome 11, aAnoBae1.hap1, whole genome shotgun sequence genome encodes:
- the LOC142256022 gene encoding transcription factor HES-5-like, translated as MAPCNMRTPDPPADSGLRKLRKPVIEKMRRDRINSSIEQLRVLLEKEFHRHQLPSKPEKADILEMTVTSLQRHMAERNVAASSQREEGFSTCVQDSITFLPIQSHQNESVRLCGEQTVSYEPSTIMMSKEPTGNKNKSMWRPW; from the exons ATGGCCCCCTGTAATATGAGGACCCCGGACCCTCCGGCTGACAGCGGCCTCAGAAAG CTGAGGAAGCCGGTGATTGAGAAGATGAGGAGAGATCGGATTAACAGCAGCATTGAGCAGCTCCGCGTCTTACTGGAGAAGGAGTTTCACAGACACCAGCTCCCCTCCAAACCGGAGAAAGCCGATATCCTGGAGATGACGGTCACCTCCCTGCAGCGGCACATGGCGGAGAGAA ATGTCGCAGCCTCCAGCCAGAGAGAAGAAGGCTTCTCCACCTGCGTCCAGGACTCCATCACCTTCTTACCAATCCAGAGTCACCAGAACGAGTCGGTCAGACTCTGCGGTGAACAGACTGTATCCTACGAACCGTCCACTATTATGATGTCGAAAGAACCAACTGGGAACAAGAACAAATCTATGTGGAGACCCTGGTGA